Proteins encoded in a region of the Enterococcus gilvus ATCC BAA-350 genome:
- a CDS encoding DUF438 domain-containing protein: protein MERTRKQRQERIVEILSLLHQGGSFEEAKTLFNQEFEGVDVTEITAAEKALIQSGLNPQEIQKLCNIHASVFKGAINEIHRSNLEHEQPGHPIQTMKLENQVLQSLLTDEIDGLLVKIKAGDWSQKPRLIHALEDLLQIDKHYARKETLIFSYMEKYGITAPPKVMWGVDDEIREQIKALIQLAKADKTAYNPIAEKWEAAKSELEEMIFKEEEIMAPMTLDVFSLKDWEKIAEDSFDIGFSFIPEPLPWKASQASLEQEQEREPARQLAIQQAKETTEGIVAGLAAETADVSDEEHYDWENETSTETIVLPTGTMKLEEMIALFQVLPVDLTFVDKEDRVRFFSEGKSRVFPRTKSVIGREVVNCHPPKSMHIVQQILDDFRSGVRTEADFWIDMRGKKIYIRYFALKNESNDYLGCLEVTQDITDIQAIEGQNRLLEGKTN from the coding sequence ATGGAACGAACAAGGAAGCAGCGTCAGGAAAGGATTGTCGAAATCTTGTCGCTGCTGCATCAAGGGGGCTCTTTTGAAGAAGCCAAAACATTGTTTAATCAAGAATTTGAAGGGGTCGACGTGACAGAGATCACGGCTGCAGAAAAGGCACTGATACAAAGTGGGTTGAATCCGCAGGAAATCCAGAAATTGTGCAACATCCATGCCTCTGTATTTAAAGGGGCAATCAACGAGATCCACCGTTCGAACCTCGAACACGAACAGCCAGGCCATCCGATCCAAACGATGAAATTGGAAAATCAAGTGCTGCAGTCGTTGCTGACGGATGAAATCGATGGTCTTCTGGTTAAAATAAAAGCGGGGGATTGGTCTCAAAAGCCGCGCCTGATTCATGCGCTGGAAGATCTGCTGCAGATTGATAAGCACTACGCTCGGAAGGAAACCTTGATTTTTTCTTATATGGAAAAGTACGGCATCACCGCGCCGCCAAAAGTTATGTGGGGTGTCGATGATGAGATTCGTGAGCAGATCAAGGCACTGATCCAATTGGCAAAAGCAGACAAGACAGCCTATAACCCTATCGCTGAAAAATGGGAAGCAGCAAAAAGCGAGCTGGAAGAAATGATTTTTAAAGAGGAAGAAATCATGGCACCTATGACCTTGGATGTTTTCAGCCTAAAGGATTGGGAAAAAATCGCAGAAGATAGTTTTGATATCGGCTTTTCTTTTATTCCAGAACCTTTGCCGTGGAAAGCGAGCCAAGCCTCACTAGAACAAGAGCAGGAACGAGAACCGGCTCGGCAGCTCGCCATCCAGCAAGCCAAGGAAACAACGGAAGGTATTGTAGCTGGTCTTGCGGCAGAAACCGCAGATGTTTCTGACGAAGAGCATTATGATTGGGAAAATGAAACATCGACTGAAACAATCGTTTTGCCAACAGGAACAATGAAGCTGGAAGAAATGATCGCCTTGTTCCAAGTCTTGCCTGTGGATCTGACTTTTGTAGACAAAGAAGATCGGGTGCGCTTTTTCTCAGAAGGAAAGAGCCGAGTCTTCCCCCGTACAAAATCAGTTATTGGACGAGAAGTCGTCAACTGCCATCCGCCAAAGAGTATGCATATCGTGCAGCAGATATTAGATGATTTTCGTTCGGGTGTCCGTACAGAAGCTGATTTTTGGATCGACATGCGTGGGAAAAAAATCTATATCCGTTACTTTGCTTTAAAAAATGAATCGAATGACTATCTAGGCTGCTTAGAAGTCACACAAGACATTACAGACATTCAGGCGATCGAAGGACAAAATCGATTGTTAGAAGGTAAAACAAACTAA
- a CDS encoding thermonuclease family protein codes for MKKGIGIKVGVTLALLASFLFATPTQQYQVTAAKEKTEKTTATKRKANKKVTVKVKKYVDGNTTRFKLKNGKSVTAKYLLTQAPKLKKDNPYAQEAKDRTKEILKNAKKIQIEYDKGTKRDSKKRELVYVWADGKLLQETLADEGLVMVRDTKGKNTKYLDRIKKAEKKAKEQQRNIWSIENYVQAGKGYDQAAADDYKKARAEAEAAKAAQAEQLRKEQEAKEAEAKRAAEQAEAARKAEEKRLADEAEAARKAEEQRVADEAEAARKAEEQRVAQEAEAKRQAEAQQAAAAQAQAEAQAQQQAQQQAQAAEPAQGQTVYVTPTGSKYHTHKCGNGTYSPATLEEALGRGLSPCSKCY; via the coding sequence ATGAAAAAGGGAATTGGGATCAAGGTTGGGGTCACATTGGCACTTTTGGCTAGCTTTCTATTTGCGACCCCCACACAACAGTACCAAGTAACTGCGGCTAAAGAAAAGACAGAAAAAACCACGGCTACCAAACGAAAAGCGAATAAAAAGGTTACTGTAAAAGTTAAAAAGTATGTTGATGGGAACACTACGCGTTTTAAATTGAAAAACGGCAAGAGCGTCACTGCCAAGTATTTGTTGACGCAAGCACCCAAGCTAAAAAAGGACAATCCTTACGCGCAGGAAGCGAAAGACAGAACAAAAGAAATTCTGAAAAACGCTAAAAAAATCCAGATCGAATATGACAAAGGTACCAAACGTGACAGCAAAAAAAGAGAATTAGTCTATGTTTGGGCTGATGGTAAGCTTCTTCAAGAAACACTTGCTGACGAAGGCTTGGTCATGGTTCGCGACACTAAAGGAAAAAACACAAAGTACCTTGATAGAATCAAAAAGGCAGAAAAAAAAGCAAAAGAACAACAGCGAAACATATGGAGTATTGAAAATTACGTTCAAGCGGGAAAAGGTTATGACCAAGCAGCCGCTGATGATTATAAAAAAGCACGTGCAGAAGCAGAAGCTGCAAAAGCAGCCCAAGCAGAACAGCTACGCAAAGAGCAAGAAGCGAAAGAAGCAGAAGCGAAACGAGCAGCCGAACAGGCGGAAGCCGCTCGAAAGGCCGAAGAAAAACGGCTTGCAGACGAGGCAGAGGCCGCCCGAAAAGCAGAAGAACAACGAGTCGCAGACGAGGCAGAGGCCGCCCGAAAAGCAGAAGAACAACGAGTCGCTCAAGAAGCAGAGGCAAAAAGACAGGCAGAAGCACAACAGGCTGCAGCGGCTCAAGCGCAGGCAGAGGCCCAAGCACAGCAACAGGCGCAGCAACAAGCACAAGCAGCCGAACCTGCACAGGGACAAACGGTTTACGTTACGCCGACCGGCAGCAAATACCACACCCACAAATGTGGAAACGGTACGTATTCACCGGCTACGTTAGAGGAGGCATTGGGGCGCGGATTGTCCCCTTGTTCAAAATGTTATTAA
- a CDS encoding MarR family winged helix-turn-helix transcriptional regulator yields MDKLVVSNLLRSIMNKSRESMDHRVKDMGVSPQQGRMIVYIAQNEDKGLIQKDLAEVFQRRGASITSMLQGLEKKGYIERRIPADNERQKNIYALPKGKALVTETNEAFYAAEKELLHALSEAEIQQLTALLTKIDRSL; encoded by the coding sequence TTGGATAAACTAGTAGTTTCTAATTTGTTGCGTTCCATCATGAACAAATCTCGAGAATCTATGGATCATCGCGTGAAGGATATGGGGGTCAGTCCACAACAGGGGCGAATGATCGTCTATATTGCGCAAAATGAAGACAAGGGATTGATCCAAAAAGATTTAGCAGAAGTCTTTCAACGTCGCGGAGCAAGTATCACTAGTATGCTGCAAGGCTTGGAGAAAAAAGGCTATATCGAACGGCGAATCCCGGCAGATAATGAACGTCAGAAAAATATCTACGCCTTACCAAAAGGCAAGGCTTTGGTGACGGAGACCAATGAAGCTTTTTATGCGGCAGAAAAAGAATTGCTTCATGCCTTGAGTGAAGCAGAAATCCAACAATTAACTGCGCTGCTCACAAAGATAGACCGCAGCCTTTAA
- a CDS encoding MATE family efflux transporter, whose product MEEFEENESTIYYLKESPIRKAIAHLSIPMMVGISATTIYNLINAYFIGLIHDTNMMSAITLAMPITIVLMAVGNMFGVGGGSFITRLLGSGETQKGKKVAGYSFYMSIALGVVLGIAAILFMNPLVHLLGADGQTLLYTKQYSTILFAGGFAFILNFALEQLVRSEGASKESMYGMFISVAVSIALDALLILVFDLHVIGAGISTVVANLAATSYYVWFLENKSESLKGFLKHVKISVQDQIEIYKIGVSELFKSAFMIVTTLLLNNFSVAYGDNVVASFGIAVRITQLPEFLTMGLFLGAMPLFAYSFAAHNTKRLKEALKEVSLWIGGISIVFALAVYLFRVPVLHLFTNDPRVIHVGLVVLAAQLVSSVFNGFSGLFTGIFQASGLGAQTGIMSTIQGTFFIPVVLLLHHFYGLDGLIWSMTITEGIAFVAGVIMVIPYVNKLNRNELPAMHEQ is encoded by the coding sequence ATGGAAGAATTTGAAGAAAACGAATCAACGATTTACTATTTAAAAGAAAGCCCAATTCGTAAGGCGATCGCTCATTTATCGATCCCGATGATGGTGGGTATCTCAGCGACGACGATCTACAACCTGATCAATGCGTACTTTATCGGGTTGATCCACGATACCAATATGATGTCTGCGATTACTTTGGCGATGCCGATCACGATCGTGTTGATGGCTGTTGGAAATATGTTTGGTGTTGGCGGAGGCAGCTTTATTACACGATTACTCGGAAGCGGGGAGACTCAAAAAGGCAAAAAAGTAGCGGGATATTCCTTTTACATGAGCATTGCTCTAGGTGTGGTTCTGGGAATCGCCGCGATTCTCTTTATGAATCCCTTAGTCCATCTACTGGGGGCAGACGGGCAAACGTTGCTTTATACGAAACAATATTCAACGATCCTTTTTGCCGGCGGTTTTGCCTTTATTCTGAATTTCGCTTTGGAACAGCTAGTTCGTTCGGAGGGGGCTTCTAAAGAATCCATGTATGGCATGTTTATCAGTGTCGCGGTCAGTATTGCCTTAGACGCGCTATTGATTTTAGTCTTTGACCTACACGTGATCGGAGCGGGAATCTCCACGGTAGTGGCGAACCTCGCAGCAACGAGTTATTATGTTTGGTTTCTGGAAAACAAAAGTGAATCGTTAAAAGGATTCTTGAAGCATGTGAAAATTTCTGTTCAGGATCAAATAGAAATCTATAAGATTGGTGTTTCGGAATTGTTCAAATCCGCGTTTATGATCGTAACGACCTTGTTATTAAATAACTTTTCTGTTGCATATGGCGACAATGTTGTTGCCAGCTTTGGAATTGCTGTACGGATCACACAATTGCCTGAGTTTCTGACGATGGGGCTATTTTTAGGGGCGATGCCCTTGTTCGCCTACAGCTTCGCGGCTCATAATACGAAGCGGCTGAAGGAAGCGTTGAAGGAAGTTTCCTTATGGATCGGCGGCATTTCAATTGTTTTTGCATTGGCAGTTTACTTATTTCGCGTTCCCGTCTTGCATCTGTTCACCAATGATCCTCGAGTGATCCACGTTGGATTGGTCGTCTTGGCAGCCCAACTGGTCTCCTCTGTTTTTAATGGCTTTTCTGGTCTGTTTACAGGGATTTTTCAAGCCTCTGGATTGGGGGCTCAGACAGGGATCATGTCAACGATCCAAGGGACCTTCTTTATTCCAGTCGTCCTACTGCTGCATCATTTCTACGGATTAGACGGCCTCATCTGGTCTATGACGATTACAGAAGGGATCGCGTTCGTCGCTGGCGTGATCATGGTGATTCCCTATGTAAACAAATTAAATAGAAATGAATTGCCAGCGATGCACGAACAATAA
- a CDS encoding MmcQ/YjbR family DNA-binding protein yields the protein MEKSAIQQRMETFKAFGAALKGATVYFREDWGVLYFDLRGKMFGLMTDQATEETIITLKNLPEKNEELREMYPGVVIPGYYTNKNHWNSIKLANEELNDDTIKQLIETSYRLVYQKLTKKEKAEIEG from the coding sequence ATGGAAAAGTCAGCTATTCAACAACGAATGGAAACGTTTAAAGCTTTTGGTGCTGCATTGAAAGGTGCGACAGTATATTTTCGAGAGGATTGGGGCGTACTTTATTTTGATTTGAGAGGCAAGATGTTTGGATTGATGACCGATCAAGCGACGGAGGAGACGATTATTACCTTGAAAAATCTACCTGAAAAAAACGAAGAGCTACGGGAGATGTATCCGGGTGTTGTGATTCCGGGTTATTATACCAACAAAAATCATTGGAACTCGATCAAGTTAGCCAACGAAGAACTAAACGATGACACGATCAAGCAGCTTATCGAGACGTCGTACCGTTTGGTGTATCAGAAGCTGACGAAGAAGGAAAAAGCGGAGATTGAAGGATAA
- a CDS encoding DUF3427 domain-containing protein: MDVLEQSLRKAFINRKVEGSQYDPKLIINQPTQKEFLLNVLQEETDTCEDFFFSVAFVTQDGLNALKSQLSDLASRGISGRLLTSTYLGFNHPDMFESLLAIPNLEVRISTKNGFHSKGYLFSQKEYHSFIIGSSNLTMNALKLNYEWNIRLTSYEHGAVIHQIQNHLATEWEQAEILSNKWITHYRSTYKPIVNNHDLEEKEAIAEFSPQYIIPNKMQKVALENLQELRASGAEKGLIISATGTGKTYLAAFDVSQAKPKKMLFIVHREQILNKAKESFQKILGEPEESFGILSGSQKDLKAKYLFATIQTISKPTYHTLFEKDYFDYILIDEVHKAGAQSYINTIDYFTPKFLLGMTATPERTDKFNIFELFDYNIAYEIRLQEALEEELLCPFHYFGVSDYEKDDVIISETTDLKYLTTKDRVAFLLEKINYYGCSRNSPKGLVFCSSKAEAEELSVQFNAQNVPSTYLTAEHSIEEREVQIERLESGEINYIFTVDIFNEGIDIPKINQVVMLRNTQSSIVFVQQLGRGLRKDPSKDFVTIIDFIGNYKNNYMIPMALSGDITRNKDALRKDTFDTNYITGLSSINFERIAKDRIFKSIDDASLDSMKELRDVYFSVKNRLNRVPYLNDFIQQKMIDPILIANKFQSYYTFLEKIGDNEGILDDVENKYLMVLSREILPGIRQHEIILLSKLINEQSPLSFEETQNLFKDCHLQSDKKTVHSVLRTLSLQFFTGGIKKTYIGAEIIETNNDVIRLTKSFQLALENAYFKKLIIDLLTASFYKSEEFTPENPLTYYAKYRRRDVLRMLNWKEQMVDQNIGGYTYKEGNFVIFVTLQKGEEFKGAQMAYEDELVDESTMRWFTKSPRTLNSPEVKVLQDTDRWTIHIFVKKSDDEGKEFYYLGEAKPILNSIKQLSKNTQDGKSQNVVEMDLRLNQAIDSKLFKYLT; encoded by the coding sequence ATGGATGTTTTAGAACAATCATTAAGAAAAGCATTTATCAATAGAAAAGTCGAAGGTTCTCAATACGATCCCAAACTCATTATCAATCAGCCTACGCAAAAAGAATTTCTGTTGAATGTTTTGCAAGAGGAAACTGATACCTGCGAAGATTTTTTCTTTTCAGTTGCTTTTGTGACTCAGGATGGATTAAATGCTCTTAAATCTCAGCTTTCCGATCTTGCTTCACGGGGAATATCTGGTCGCTTATTGACATCCACTTACTTAGGATTTAACCATCCTGATATGTTTGAATCACTTTTAGCTATCCCAAACCTCGAGGTTCGTATCTCGACAAAAAATGGATTCCATTCCAAAGGGTATCTCTTTTCTCAAAAAGAATACCATTCATTTATCATTGGCAGCTCTAACTTAACGATGAACGCCTTGAAATTAAACTATGAATGGAATATTCGCTTAACTTCCTACGAGCATGGTGCAGTGATTCATCAAATTCAGAACCATTTAGCTACTGAGTGGGAACAAGCTGAAATCCTATCGAATAAATGGATTACGCACTATAGGTCCACTTACAAACCAATAGTAAACAATCACGATTTGGAAGAAAAAGAAGCCATTGCTGAATTCTCGCCTCAATATATCATTCCCAACAAAATGCAGAAAGTTGCTTTAGAGAACCTACAGGAGTTAAGAGCTTCGGGGGCAGAGAAAGGATTAATAATATCTGCTACTGGAACGGGGAAAACTTACCTCGCTGCCTTTGATGTTTCACAAGCTAAACCTAAAAAAATGCTATTTATTGTTCATCGAGAACAAATTCTTAATAAGGCGAAAGAGTCTTTTCAAAAAATACTGGGTGAACCAGAAGAAAGTTTTGGCATTTTATCAGGCAGCCAAAAGGATTTGAAAGCAAAATACTTATTTGCAACAATCCAAACGATTTCAAAACCTACTTATCATACATTATTTGAAAAAGATTACTTTGACTATATTCTAATTGATGAAGTCCACAAAGCGGGTGCTCAATCCTATATCAATACCATCGATTATTTTACCCCCAAATTTTTATTAGGTATGACAGCTACCCCGGAAAGGACAGATAAATTCAACATTTTTGAGCTATTTGATTACAACATTGCTTATGAAATACGTCTACAAGAAGCATTAGAAGAAGAATTACTCTGTCCATTTCATTATTTTGGAGTTTCTGATTATGAAAAAGATGATGTGATTATTTCTGAGACAACAGATTTAAAATACTTAACAACCAAAGATCGTGTTGCTTTTCTTTTAGAGAAAATCAACTATTATGGTTGTTCAAGAAATTCTCCAAAAGGGCTTGTTTTCTGTAGTAGTAAAGCAGAAGCAGAAGAATTATCCGTGCAATTCAACGCACAAAATGTTCCGAGCACTTACTTAACCGCAGAACATTCCATTGAAGAAAGAGAAGTTCAAATCGAGCGTCTGGAATCTGGGGAAATTAACTACATTTTTACCGTAGATATTTTTAATGAAGGAATTGATATCCCAAAAATCAACCAAGTAGTTATGTTACGCAATACTCAATCTAGCATTGTTTTTGTGCAACAATTAGGACGCGGGTTAAGGAAAGATCCTTCAAAAGATTTTGTCACAATCATTGACTTTATTGGTAATTATAAAAATAATTATATGATCCCCATGGCTTTATCTGGTGATATTACGCGTAATAAAGATGCTTTAAGAAAAGATACTTTTGATACAAATTATATCACGGGGCTTTCATCAATCAATTTCGAAAGAATCGCTAAGGACCGTATCTTCAAATCAATCGATGATGCGTCCCTTGACTCAATGAAAGAACTAAGAGACGTGTATTTTTCAGTTAAAAATCGATTGAATCGAGTTCCCTATTTAAATGATTTTATTCAACAAAAAATGATTGATCCCATCCTAATCGCGAATAAATTCCAGTCTTATTACACTTTCTTAGAAAAAATTGGGGATAATGAAGGTATTTTGGATGACGTCGAAAATAAATATTTAATGGTTCTTTCGAGAGAAATTTTACCGGGAATTAGACAACATGAAATTATCTTATTGTCTAAACTAATTAATGAACAATCCCCACTTTCGTTTGAAGAGACTCAAAATTTATTTAAAGATTGTCATCTTCAAAGTGATAAAAAAACCGTTCACTCAGTATTAAGAACCTTATCTCTACAATTTTTTACTGGCGGAATTAAAAAAACATATATTGGCGCAGAAATTATTGAAACAAATAATGACGTTATCAGACTAACGAAATCTTTCCAACTTGCTTTAGAAAATGCGTATTTTAAAAAACTAATAATTGATTTATTAACTGCAAGTTTCTATAAATCAGAAGAGTTTACTCCCGAAAATCCACTAACTTATTATGCTAAATATCGTCGGCGTGATGTTTTACGGATGCTGAATTGGAAGGAACAAATGGTGGATCAAAACATCGGTGGTTATACTTATAAAGAGGGTAATTTTGTAATTTTTGTTACTTTACAAAAAGGAGAAGAGTTTAAAGGGGCTCAGATGGCTTATGAAGATGAGTTAGTTGATGAATCTACTATGCGTTGGTTTACTAAGTCTCCTCGGACCTTGAATTCCCCAGAAGTAAAAGTGCTTCAAGACACTGATCGTTGGACTATCCATATCTTTGTCAAAAAGTCGGATGATGAAGGCAAAGAATTCTATTATCTTGGTGAAGCCAAACCCATTCTAAATTCAATCAAACAATTATCAAAGAATACCCAGGATGGCAAATCTCAAAATGTAGTAGAGATGGATTTGCGGTTAAATCAGGCAATTGACTCTAAACTTTTTAAATACTTAACTTAA
- a CDS encoding (deoxy)nucleoside triphosphate pyrophosphohydrolase: MKKTIEVVGAIIIDNQKILCAQRGSGKSLAHYWEFPGGKIEEHETPIEALKRELTEELLISVNVEEELFESTTYEYDFGFVHLTTFICHLIEGVPTLTEHVNIKWLPSSKLGTLEWAPADIPTVEKLKTTL; encoded by the coding sequence ATGAAAAAAACTATTGAAGTCGTCGGTGCTATCATTATCGACAATCAAAAAATATTGTGTGCGCAACGTGGGTCAGGAAAATCATTGGCACATTATTGGGAATTCCCTGGTGGGAAAATCGAGGAACACGAAACTCCTATTGAAGCTCTAAAACGGGAATTAACTGAAGAACTTTTAATTTCGGTAAACGTTGAAGAGGAGCTATTTGAATCTACTACCTATGAGTATGATTTTGGCTTTGTTCATTTAACAACTTTTATTTGTCATCTAATTGAAGGCGTACCTACACTTACTGAACACGTAAACATTAAGTGGTTACCCTCCAGCAAATTAGGCACTCTTGAATGGGCACCTGCAGACATTCCTACAGTTGAAAAATTAAAAACGACACTATAA
- a CDS encoding aldo/keto reductase has product MKAPLITMNDGHQIPAVGLGTFQIRGGVGVDQVLTAIQDGYRLLDTSTNYDSEGVVGEAIRRSGLPRSEFFVTTKLPGKYHAYEDALMMIQESLFRMGLDYFDLYLIHWPLPKRGLYVEAWQALVRAQKLGLIRSIGVSNFEPEHLDKIIEETGVTPAVNQIEIHPYWVQERMLKANKERGILTEAWSPLGRGNDALKETVIAELAEKHGKTPAQIILRWHAERGILPIPKSRNLIHQRENLAIFDFELTQEEVGRINLLEKADGRIDDQDPNEYEEFE; this is encoded by the coding sequence ATGAAAGCACCATTGATTACTATGAATGACGGCCATCAGATACCAGCAGTTGGCTTAGGAACATTTCAGATTCGCGGTGGCGTAGGGGTCGATCAAGTATTGACGGCTATCCAGGATGGGTATCGCTTGTTGGACACCTCTACAAACTATGATAGTGAAGGCGTCGTGGGAGAAGCGATTCGTCGTTCGGGGCTTCCTCGCTCGGAATTTTTTGTGACGACCAAGCTTCCAGGAAAGTACCATGCTTACGAAGATGCGTTAATGATGATTCAAGAATCGCTTTTTCGGATGGGGCTAGACTATTTTGATCTGTACTTGATTCACTGGCCTTTGCCAAAACGCGGGCTGTATGTGGAGGCTTGGCAAGCATTAGTGCGTGCTCAAAAGCTGGGTTTGATCCGTTCTATCGGCGTTTCGAACTTTGAACCGGAGCATTTAGACAAAATCATCGAAGAAACCGGTGTTACGCCTGCAGTCAACCAAATCGAGATCCATCCTTATTGGGTGCAGGAGCGCATGCTGAAGGCAAACAAGGAGCGGGGCATCTTAACGGAGGCTTGGAGTCCGCTTGGCCGTGGCAATGACGCGCTGAAGGAAACCGTCATTGCGGAGCTTGCTGAAAAACATGGAAAGACACCGGCCCAAATTATTTTGCGCTGGCACGCAGAACGGGGCATCCTTCCTATTCCAAAATCCCGCAACCTGATCCATCAACGGGAAAATCTGGCTATTTTCGATTTTGAATTGACGCAAGAAGAAGTGGGTCGGATCAATTTACTGGAAAAAGCAGATGGACGAATCGATGACCAAGACCCAAATGAATACGAAGAGTTTGAGTAG
- a CDS encoding ABC-2 transporter permease yields MISNLLYKEIRLAAHPNLFIFSLMGPLVLVPAYPYTMVFLFSLIGNFVNLMYTRETSDIYYSALLPLKRSEVVLGKWLVLLVSQLLTIVLSIPFAFLRLQLLSKPNPVGIEANTAFYGFGLILFACFNFLFLTSYFKTAYKVGISFLKGLIPATILAMIVEALVHFPTLAWLEDVTLKGQLRQLPILAAGILIYVVMMWGTYRVSVRRFRQVNL; encoded by the coding sequence ATGATTTCTAACTTACTATATAAAGAGATTCGGTTAGCTGCACATCCCAATTTGTTTATCTTTTCACTGATGGGGCCGCTAGTATTGGTTCCCGCATACCCGTATACGATGGTCTTTCTCTTTAGTCTGATCGGAAACTTCGTAAATTTGATGTATACCCGAGAGACCAGCGACATCTACTACTCTGCACTGCTTCCGTTAAAGCGCTCAGAAGTCGTTTTGGGAAAATGGCTGGTCCTGCTGGTCTCCCAACTGTTGACGATCGTGCTCTCTATCCCCTTTGCCTTTTTGCGATTGCAGCTCCTGTCCAAACCCAATCCAGTAGGCATCGAAGCAAATACGGCTTTTTATGGATTCGGACTGATCCTTTTTGCCTGCTTCAATTTTCTCTTTTTAACAAGCTATTTCAAGACTGCTTATAAAGTAGGGATCTCTTTCCTAAAGGGCCTGATCCCAGCAACGATCCTCGCCATGATCGTAGAGGCGCTGGTCCATTTTCCAACGCTTGCGTGGCTAGAGGACGTTACCCTTAAAGGACAACTCAGACAGTTGCCTATTTTAGCTGCTGGAATACTGATTTACGTCGTCATGATGTGGGGGACCTATCGCGTCTCTGTCCGCCGCTTCCGTCAGGTAAATCTTTAA
- a CDS encoding ABC transporter ATP-binding protein, producing the protein MMNLLEVSELSKKYPTFSLNNVSFHIPKGEIVGLIGVNGAGKTTILKALLNLIPVDHGKVTMFEQLFLENERACKQKIGVVLGGIDFYKEKKISDITAVTKRFYTDWDEAAYQKFLTLFSLEPTKKIKELSAGMRVKYLIALALSHQATLFIFDEPTSGLDPVSREELLAIFQQIVKDGEKSILFSTHITSDLEKCADTIIYIKEGTLIKAAPKKEFIASFQTLKRPEDVGDLTLEAIMVRMEEKHYDF; encoded by the coding sequence TTGATGAATCTGTTGGAAGTTTCGGAGCTCTCAAAAAAGTATCCTACGTTTTCATTGAACAATGTCAGCTTCCATATCCCAAAAGGGGAGATCGTTGGGTTGATCGGTGTCAACGGTGCGGGGAAAACCACGATTTTAAAGGCCTTGCTGAATTTGATCCCTGTAGATCACGGGAAAGTAACGATGTTCGAGCAGCTTTTTTTGGAAAATGAACGTGCCTGCAAACAGAAAATCGGGGTCGTTCTAGGCGGCATTGATTTTTATAAAGAAAAGAAAATCAGCGATATCACAGCTGTTACAAAAAGATTCTATACTGATTGGGACGAAGCCGCTTATCAAAAATTCTTGACGCTCTTTTCTTTGGAGCCAACGAAAAAAATCAAGGAGCTTTCCGCCGGGATGCGGGTAAAGTACTTAATTGCCCTGGCGCTCTCCCATCAAGCGACGCTCTTTATTTTTGACGAACCTACCAGCGGACTCGATCCTGTATCCCGCGAAGAGCTGCTAGCGATTTTTCAGCAGATCGTCAAAGACGGGGAAAAAAGCATTTTATTCTCTACCCACATTACCTCAGATTTAGAAAAATGCGCCGATACGATCATTTATATTAAAGAAGGGACATTAATCAAAGCCGCGCCGAAAAAAGAGTTTATTGCCTCTTTTCAAACGCTAAAACGCCCAGAGGATGTCGGAGACCTTACGTTAGAGGCGATTATGGTTCGGATGGAGGAAAAACACTATGATTTCTAA
- a CDS encoding helix-turn-helix domain-containing protein — MKNQKNPIANNLRSLRNRNKWSLEYVAERLEVSRQAVAKWENGDSLPDILKCDALASLYDVTLTDLIRHNQEEDGLPIGPAGKHIFGIVPVGARGQLVLPKKARDLFNIQTGDTLVVLGDTNPASKGIALIDSTTFMQMTGNMMETIFEPKEEDA; from the coding sequence ATGAAAAATCAGAAAAATCCGATCGCGAACAACTTGCGATCCTTACGAAATCGAAACAAGTGGTCATTGGAATATGTGGCCGAACGCTTGGAGGTCTCGCGTCAAGCCGTTGCGAAATGGGAGAATGGGGATTCTTTACCAGATATTTTGAAATGCGATGCGCTTGCCAGTCTCTACGACGTTACTTTGACCGATCTGATCCGGCATAACCAGGAGGAGGACGGTCTGCCCATCGGTCCGGCAGGCAAGCACATCTTCGGGATCGTTCCCGTCGGTGCCCGCGGTCAGCTCGTTTTGCCTAAAAAAGCCCGAGACCTGTTCAATATCCAGACTGGCGACACGCTGGTCGTTCTTGGGGACACGAACCCTGCTTCCAAGGGCATCGCTTTGATCGACAGCACGACCTTCATGCAAATGACTGGGAATATGATGGAAACGATCTTTGAACCAAAGGAGGAGGACGCTTGA